In Raphanus sativus cultivar WK10039 chromosome 5, ASM80110v3, whole genome shotgun sequence, the following proteins share a genomic window:
- the LOC108833845 gene encoding auxin-induced in root cultures protein 12: protein MASNSSLLLILAVACLFSPAISQNCSTQNILLADRTPFANCLDLPSLDSYLHYTYNATNSSLSVAFVATPSRSDGWVAWAINPTMTGMNGSQAFLAYSPGAGAAPVVRSYNISGYVLNEGRLAFEFWNLRAESMAGNMIVIRTSVKVPPGAESVNQVWQIGGNVTSGRPMVHPFNPANLASRGVLRFVGSDAPSSAPGSAPGSVPGSAQGPTTPGASTTPGASTTPGQAAGPRSAGSMTSSVNFGVNFGILVMLATVFIF from the coding sequence ATGGCTTCaaactcttctcttcttctcatcTTAGCCGTTGCTTGCTTGTTCTCACCTGCGATCTCGCAGAATTGCTCAACGCAGAACATACTCTTAGCCGACAGAACTCCCTTCGCGAATTGCCTGGACCTTCCCTCACTAGATTCCTACCTCCACTACACATACAATGCAACCAACTCATCTCTCTCCGTCGCTTTCGTCGCCACTCCGTCTCGCTCCGACGGCTGGGTCGCCTGGGCTATCAACCCGACGATGACCGGAATGAACGGTTCTCAGGCCTTCCTCGCCTACAGTCCCGGAGCCGGCGCGGCTCCCGTCGTGAGATCGTACAACATCAGCGGCTACGTCCTCAACGAAGGGAGACTCGCCTTCGAGTTCTGGAACCTACGCGCCGAATCCATGGCCGGCAACATGATCGTGATTCGCACGTCGGTTAAGGTTCCGCCGGGAGCCGAGAGCGTGAACCAGGTGTGGCAGATCGGCGGGAATGTGACCAGCGGTCGTCCTATGGTGCATCCTTTCAATCCGGCGAACTTGGCCTCTAGAGGGGTGTTGAGATTTGTCGGCTCTGACGCTCCGAGCTCAGCTCCGGGGTCTGCTCCGGGGTCTGTTCCTGGCTCTGCTCAGGGGCCGACCACTCCTGGTGCCTCCACCACTCCTGGTGCCTCGACCACTCCTGGGCAGGCGGCTGGTCCAAGGAGCGCGGGTTCGATGACGAGTAGCGTAAATTTCGGGGTCAATTTTGGAATTTTGGTTATGTTGGCTACAGTCTTCATCTTCTGA
- the LOC108857542 gene encoding U-box domain-containing protein 9: protein MAKTGFLDSDPTAISKAKELKREMKKLLSNIVEEEDDGLSVQTIDQLQEALSAFRHATMRKMAKSSSLEMLETAAVSCPDEFRCPLSNELMRDPVVLASGQTYDKLFIQKWLSSGNRTCPKTQQVLPHTALTPNVLIRDMISKWCKTVGLETKNLYESEEAVTRSDREVFDSLLCKVSSTNSQDQRSAAKELRLLTKKGTEFRALFGESSEGITRLVSPLLLHGSSLNQDEHRLQEDVVTTLLNISIHDDSNKKLVCENPNVIPLLIDALKRGTVATRSNAAAAIFTLSALDLNKVLIGKSGILKPLIDLLEEGNPLAIKDVAAAIFTLCIAHENRSRAVKDGAIKVLGKKISDGLYVDELLAILAMLVTHWKAVEELGELGGVSWLLKITRESECKRNKENAIVILHTICFSDRTKWKEIREEESSHGTITRLAREGTSRAQRKANGILDRLRKAMNLTHTA from the exons ATGGCAAAGACCGGATTTCTCGATTCGGATCCGACTGCGATATCCAAAGCAAAAGAACTAAAGCGTGAGATGAAGAAACTCCTGAGTAACATCGTCGAGGAAGAGGATGATGGTTTGAGCGTTCAGACAATCGATCAGTTGCAGGAGGCTCTGTCTGCGTTTAGACATGCGACGATGAGGAAGATGGCGAAATCTTCTTCTTTAGAGATGCTCGAGACGGCGGCGGTGTCTTGTCCTGACGAGTTTCGCTGTCCTCTCTCCAACGAGCTCATGCGTGATCCCGTCGTCTTGGCTTCTGGTCAG acatACGACAAGTTATTCATCCAGAAATGGTTGAGTTCAGGAAACAGAACATGTCCCAAGACACAACAAGTTCTGCCTCACACTGCTTTGACTCCCAATGTCTTAATCCGCGATATGATCTCTAAATGGTGCAAGACGGTAGGGTTAGAGACTAAGAATCTATACGAGTCCGAGGAAGCTGTCACTAGATCAGATCGTGAAGTTTTCGATTCTTTGCTCTGTAAAGTCTCGTCTACGAACTCGCAAGATCAGAGATCAGCTGCAAAGGAGCTAAGACTTTTGACCAAGAAGGGAACCGAGTTTCGAGCTCTGTTCGGTGAATCTTCTGAAGGAATCACCCGTTTGGTGAGTCCATTGTTGCTACACGGGTCTAGCTTGAACCAAGATGAGCATCGTCTTCAAGAAGATGTGGTCACAACGTTGTTGAACATATCCATACACGATGATAGCAACAAGAAGCTCGTCTGCGAAAACCCTAACGTGATACCTCTCCTGATCGATGCATTGAAGCGTGGAACCGTAGCCACGAGAAGCAACGCAGCTGCAGCGATCTTCACTCTCTCTGCGCTAGATTTGAACAAAGTACTCATAGGAAAATCTGGAATCTTGAAACCGCTTATCGATCTTTTAGAAGAAGGGAATCCTTTAGCTATCAAGGACGTAGCTGCGGCGATCTTTACTCTATGCATTGCTCATGAGAACAGGAGCAGAGCTGTGAAGGACGGGGCTATTAAAGTTTTAGGTAAGAAAATTTCAGATGGGTTGTACGTGGATGAGCTTTTAGCTATCTTAGCGATGCTTGTTACTCACTGGAAGGCTGTGGAGGAACTGGGTGAGCTTGGTGGGGTCTCTTGGTTGCTGAAGATAACTAGAGAGAGTGAGTGCAAGCGGAACAAAGAGAACGCGATTGTGATACTGCATACTATATGTTTTAGTGACAGGACAAAGTGGAAGGAGATCAGAGAAGAGGAGAGTAGTCATGGAACGATAACAAGGCTTGCGCGTGAAGGAACGTCTAGGGCACAGAGGAAAGCAAATGGGATCTTGGATAGGCTGAGAAAAGCTATGAATCTTACTCACACAGCCTGA
- the LOC108833849 gene encoding non-specific lipid-transfer protein 3-like: MKMRKSQVLTVIILMVLVEPSLVKEATAHPCGQTFLSALIQLMPCTLSVVPFSTLSPNELCCTAIKTLGQPCLCVIANGPSIPGVDHTLALQLPGKCSANFPPCN; this comes from the coding sequence atgaaaatgagAAAATCACAGGTTCTTACGGTGATAATTCTTATGGTTTTGGTCGAGCCAAGCCTGGTCAAAGAGGCTACAGCACACCCATGTGGTCAAACATTTTTGTCGGCTTTGATTCAACTCATGCCATGTACACTATCAGTGGTACCGTTTAGCACATTGTCTCCGAACGAGCTATGTTGCACTGCCATCAAAACGCTTGGTCAGCCTTGTCTATGCGTTATTGCCAACGGACCATCTATCCCTGGCGTTGATCACACTCTCGCTCTCCAGTTACCTGGAAAATGTTCTGCCAATTTTCCTCCGTGTAACTAA
- the LOC108859887 gene encoding asparagine--tRNA ligase, cytoplasmic 2, producing MDSHGKTHQKEQQDDVISPKPVTLSKYSNRVELKTLLERSDGGARLAGKRVVIGGWVKSSRAVKKDSPPPPPPPPSSVTVPPPSTSKSNVSCTEIIQSKMSIFRKLFDVLSGGGKTTYPIFDKPEVTGGQKATSPPEYIIYFLISDGSSVCSLQVVVDSTMSSIPATQLMSLGTCIVAEGVLRQPLAASTKHVIELEAEKLLHVGTVDPEKYPLSKKQLPLHLLRDFSHFRPRTTTVGSVTRVHSALTLASHTFFQSNGFQYVQVPVITTTGFGEMFRVTTLSGDETDVKEEKKHDGISIDTVKAAIKEKSRLIDQLKRSDSNREAVVAAVHDLKKTTDLAAELEKKQKPKAVTLIKPDVSKDFFGCDTYLTVSGRLHLESYASALGKVYTFGPRFRADKIDNARHLAEMWNVEAEIAFSELDGAMDCADEFFKFLCKYLLETRHEDMKFISKRVDKTVTTRLGTTASNSLLRFSYTEAITFLQKATTRTFETKPKWGVALTEEHLSYLTDEICKGAVIIIHSYPKEVKPFYTRLNDDKKTVAAFDLVVPKVGVVISGCQNEERFEILDARIKELGSISREKYEWYLDLRRHGTVKHSGISLRMEHMLLFATGLPDIKDAVPFPRSWGKANN from the exons ATGGATTCTCACGGAAAAACCCATCAGAAAGAGCAACAAGATGACGTCATCTCTCCGAAACCCGTTACCTTGTCGAAGTACTCGAACCGGGTCGAGTTGAAGACTCTCCTCGAACGGAGCGACGGCGGCGCAAGGCTAGCCGGGAAAAGGGTCGTGATCGGCGGGTGGGTTAAGTCTTCTAGAGCCGTTAAGAAAGACTCTCCACCTCCCCCTCCGCCTCCGCCGTCGTCAGTAACCGTCCCTCCGCCGTCGACGTCGAAGTCCAACGTTAGCTGCACGGAGATCATACAGTCAAAGATGAGTATTTTCAGAAAGCTCTTCGATGTCCTGAGCGGCGGCGGGAAGACGACTTACCCGATCTTCGATAAACCGGAGGTAACCGGTGGTCAGAAAGCCACGTCACCACCTGAGTATATTATATACTTCTTAATCAGTGATGGTTCGTCTGTCTGCAGTCTCCAG GTTGTTGTTGATTCTACAATGTCGAGTATTCCAGCAACTCAGCTTATGTCTCTAGGGACATGTATTGTAGCAGAAGGTGTGTTAAGACAACCACTAGCTGCTTCTACAAAACATGTGATCGAGCTTGAGGCGGAGAAGCTTCTTCATGTAGGAACAGTGGATCCAGAGAAGTATCCTCTCTCCAAGAAACAGCTTCCTCTGCATTTGCTTAGAGACTTCTCTCATTTCAGGCCCCGCACAACTACG gTTGGGTCGGTGACTCGAGTCCACAGTGCGTTAACCTTAGCGAGCCACACGTTCTTTCAATCTAATGGGTTTCAGTATGTTCAAGTACCGGTTATCACAACCACTGGATTTGGCGAGATGTTTAGAGTCACAACTCTTTCAGGTGATGAAACTGATGttaaagaggagaagaagcatGATGGAATTAGCATTGACACAGTCAAAGCTGCAATAAAGGAGAAGAGCAGACTCATTGATCAACTTAAGAGATCTGACAGCAACCGAGAAGCTGTGGTTGCTGCTGTGCACGACTTGAAGAAAACGACTGATCTTGCGGCTGAGCtcgagaagaaacaaaaaccaaaGGCAGTAACTTTGATCAAGCCTGATGTCTCGAAAGATTTCTTTGGTTGTGACACTTATCTGACTGTGTCTGGGAGGTTGCATCTTGAGAGCTATGCTTCTGCGCTTGGAAAAGTTTATACCTTTGGACCGAGATTCAGAGCTGATAAAATAGACAATGCAAGGCATTTGGCGGAGATGTGGAATGTGGAAGCTGAGATAGCTTTCTCTGAACTGGAT GGTGCTATGGACTGTGCTGATGAGTTCTTCAAGTTCCTCTGCAAATATCTTCTTGAAACTCGTCATGAAGATATGAAATTCATATCTAAACGAGTTGACAAGACCGTTACCACACGTCTTGGAACAACAGCTTCCAATTCTCTTTTGAGGTTCTCTTATACTGAAGCGATTACTTTTCTTCAAAAG GCAACCACTAGAACATTCGAAACCAAGCCTAAGTGGGGCGTTGCTTTGACAGAGGAGCATCTCAG TTATCTAACTGATGAGATCTGCAAGGGCGCTGTAATAATTATACATAGCTACCCGAAGGAGGTTAAACCGTTTTACACACGGTTGAATGACGACAAGAAGACTGTAGCAGCGTTTGATCTGGTCGTACCAAAG GTTGGTGTTGTGATCAGTGGGTGTCAAAACGAAGAACGGTTTGAGATTTTGGATGCGAGGATCAAGGAACTTGGATCCATATCAAGGGAGAAGTACGAGTGGTACTTGGATTTAAGGAGGCATGGGACAGTGAAGCATTCAGGGATAAGCCTAAGGATGGAACATATGCTTCTGTTTGCTACTGGGCTTCCTGATATCAAAGACGCCGTTCCTTTCCCAAGAAGTTGGGGCAAAGCAAACAATTAA
- the LOC108861054 gene encoding uncharacterized protein LOC108861054: MVRRNAVHAASSVPSRLWWPQQRRKGKRAVVRLGNRRRGFFVGQPRTVVQRWRMNIGKPLKIMRNIILGIISNGGNVKFLDTYLWSLPILRPQLFPLC, encoded by the coding sequence ATGGTAAGAAGAAACGCAGTTCATGCCGCTTCAAGTGTTCCTTCGAGGCTGTGGTGGCCGCAGCAAAGGAGGAAAGGAAAACGGGCCGTCGTGCGGTTAGGGAACCGGCGACGAGGGTTCTTTGTTGGGCAACCGCGGACGGTGGTGCAAAGATGGAGGATGAACATCGGAAAGCCGCTGAAGATAATGAGAAATATCATTTTGGGAATTATCTCAAATGGTGGTAATGTTAAGTTCTTAGATACTTATCTTTGGTCTTTACCGATCTTACGTCCTCAGTTGTTTCCACTATGTTGA
- the LOC108857590 gene encoding E3 ubiquitin-protein ligase CHIP produces the protein MVVTGAASAMAAKQAERLKEDGNSCFKKERFGAAIDAYTEAITLSPKVPVYWTNRALCHMKRKDWTRVEEDCRKAVQLDHNSVKAHYMMGLSLLQREDYADGVKALQRALDLGRGANPTGYMVEEIWEELAKAKYMEWELASARRSWELNSLKETCEAALNQQRALDMSRTDESSEEDYTSHTERLKALDRVFEKAAEDDKPTEVPDYLCCNITLEIFRDPVISPSGVTYERAAILEHINKVGKFDPITREKLDPSKLVPNLAIKEAVASFLEKHVWAYKVGS, from the exons ATGGTGGTGACAGGCGCGGCCTCCGCCATGGCGGCAAAACAAGCGGAGCGGTTAAAGGAAGACGGTAACAGTTGTTTCAAGAAAGAGCGTTTCGGTGCCGCCATTGACGCTTACACGGAG GCGATAACTTTGTCACCAAAGGTTCCTGTTTACTGGACAAATCGAGCTCTTTGCCACATGAAACGGAA GGATTGGACCAGGGTTGAAGAGGATTGTCGCAAAGCTGTTCAGCTTGATCACAACTCCGTCAAG GCCCACTACATGATGGGACTTTCATTACTGCAGAGGGAAGATTATGCTGATGGAGTCAAAGCGTTGCAAAGG GCATTAGATCTTGGAAGAGGCGCAAACCCTACAGGATACATGGTTGAAGAAATATGGGAAGAGCTTGCTAAAGCTAAATACATGGAGTGGGAACTGGCTTCTGCTAGGCGCTCTTGGGAACTGAATAGTTTGAA GGAAACTTGTGAAGCTGCTCTTAATCAACAACGTGCTTTAGACATGTCTCGAACAGACGAGTCCTCGGAAGAAGACTATACTTCCCATACTGAGCGATTGAAAGCTCTTGATCGAGTGTTTGAGAAAGCTGCAGAAGACGACAAACCAACTGAG GTACCAGATTACTTGTGTTGCAATATTACTCTTGAGATATTCAGGGATCCTGTGATATCTCCAAGTGGGGTTACATATGAAAGAGCAGCAATCCTTGAGCATATTAACAAG GTGGGGAAGTTTGATCCTATAACGCGTGAGAAACTCGACCCATCAAAACTCGTACCAAATCTGGCTATCAAAGAGGCAGTGGCATCTTTTCTAGAGAAGCACGTCTGGGCTTACAAAGTGGGTTCCTGA